CGGATGCCTGCATCAGCTGCGGCCACTGTGACCGCCGGTGCCCCTTCCATGTATCCCAGTCGGCGCGGATGCGGGAGATCGCATCCTACTTCCGGCAGGCGTGAGGGCCCTGGCCGTTCCTTGCACCTTTGCCGGCTACATCAATGAGTGGCTGACTGCTGACATCCCCACCGTCCTCCGCTCCGCCACCGCCCTGGTGCCCCTGAAGATGGAGACGCCCGTCCCCTTCACCGGCACCTGGACGGATGCGGAGGCCTGTCTGAAGGAATTCTACTGAGTGCCCTTCACGTATCCATCTCCCAAAATCACCAAGACGGCTGCCAACCCGGCAGCCGTCTTTTTTTCGTTGATTCCCGCCTCCCCCGGAGGTGCGCCGGAATCAGAACTGTTTCAGTTATCTCCGATAGGATAGGGCGGGGGTGCGCGCTCCCGTTTTCACGGGTGTCCCCGCGGCCGGAGCCGCCGGCGGACGGTCAGTCGTCACGTGCCTCGTCCGCCGGCTTCTCCCGCGGGGTCTGCTGTTCCTTTTTCAGGGATTCCAGTCCCAGCCGGATCAATTCCACGGTCGCCTCCGAACGGGTCTGGAACCGGCGCTCAAAGCGGAAATCCTCGATCTGCTGAAACAGCTCATTGTCCACGGATACCGTGTAACGCGGTCTGTCTGTTGCCATCCTTATCACCTCTGGCCCTATTATACACGAGTGAACCACCGGTGTAAAGAGAGCCGCAGCCCCCTTGACTTCGGTTCAGTGAACCACTATAATAACTTTAATAGGTTCACCAATTCACTTAACCACTATATGGAAAGGAGCTGCGTACATGAACAGAGATCAAAAACGGTTTACCATCTCCGTGACGCCGGAGCTGGCGGCGGAACTGACCGCG
This DNA window, taken from Dysosmobacter welbionis, encodes the following:
- a CDS encoding ribbon-helix-helix domain-containing protein, which produces MATDRPRYTVSVDNELFQQIEDFRFERRFQTRSEATVELIRLGLESLKKEQQTPREKPADEARDD